Genomic DNA from Prunus persica cultivar Lovell chromosome G1, Prunus_persica_NCBIv2, whole genome shotgun sequence:
ttgtatttatttatcttttgttcCGACTGAAACCACACAAAACAATATGGCGATTAACAAAGACTATCTAATTGGTGATCAGAGAAGCAAGTGCTTGAGGCTGGCATACCTAACaacaatttcattttaaaGGGAATGTTCAACATAGTCATTGAAGGTCCAATAAGGACAACATAGTGGTGCTTTAGTccccatattttgatgttggGATCCCCCAATATGGTCAATTAGGATACATTACATGGTGGCAGTGATGGTAACCATTTAGCAACCTAATTAGGCCATATTACACTAATGACATTGACGGTGGACCTGTTAACAATCTATATTAGGGTTTTCCTCATTAATGAGACTTATCCATTTTTTTATCTTGATTTGTAACATAGACTATTCGAATTATCTTTTGCCCTGTTCTCTTTGCTTGGTCTGTTTTGAGTTTGGCAACATTGTCAACATCTTCATCTTGAACCTGTCTGTCTctcgttttttgtttgttggtttGTAAAGATTTTAGCTGTTATTTGTAGTTTTGGGTGCCTTTTTTGACagtaaattttgaaattatttctcatatttatatagttgGCCTTTCATATCTTGTTCATATCCCCACTTCTCAACCTTACTTGGttgtactttattttctaCGTCATTTCAGTTTCTTATGAAAGTAAAGAAAGAATCACCAAATATGTATTAATAATATTTGGTTACAATGGCCAAACGATATCTTGCCTGCATCTTAGATAATGACCACTAATAACACCTATCATGTTCTCATCCTTGGGGTATGTGTATTTTGCAGGTCTAGGATGGAGTTATCCTTGTGATCTGTGGAGTATAGGCTGCATTCTTGTTGAACTTTGCGCGGTTAGTTCCGCATTTCTTTATcctggttggaatatggatcaTCTGGTCAGGAATTTTTAAGATGTGGAATTTTGTCAGGGCAACGCATTATTTCAGACACATGAGAACTTGGAGCATTTGGCAATGATGGAGAGGGTATTGGGACCTCTGCCGCAGCAAATGACTCGAAGAGCCAAGTATGTAGTGAAATTTACTGACTCTGGTTATTTTATCCAgacaatttttggttgaaTGAGTTGATTTGTATTGCATATAGAGCACCCTTTTTGATCATTTCATGAAAGTATCATGTTTTTCTCCCCTCAGAGATTGAACGATACATATTCATTTCTgacttcaaaattttcttagATCTTACAATGTTATGAGTTTTCACATATTAACTTTTTACCCATGTGCAGCAATGATGCTGAAAAGTATTTTGGGCGGGGTGCACGACTAAATTGGCCTCTAGGAGCAGTTTCAAGGGAGAGTATTAGAGCTGTGAAGAAGCTTGATTGTTTAAAGGTTttacctttttccttttctcggTCTTTTTGGTTCTCGAAAGTTTTTACATGATTTGGCATCTTGTAAAATCTCTTGATTTGTTATTTGATATGATGACATCGCTGTTGTATCCAGGATCTGATATCACGACATGTAGGGTCCTCGAAAGCCAGTTCCTCTCTGACTGATTTGTTGTATGGTTTGCTGAAATATGATCCGTCTGAACGTCTCACGGCTCGACAGGCCCTTGATCACCCCTTCTTTAAGATTCCAACCTGAGTAACCGCACCATGAAATTTAGATTGAAGAAGACAAGCTAGTAGTATTCTGAAGAAGACAAGCTAGCTCTTCCAAAATTGAAGATAGATtgagaggagggagagagctCAAGCAGTGAGTCAAGCTTCACTTGTATATGTACAGATACTATAgtggctttttttaaaatgaaatgttCGAGTTTTTTCCTCCCCTATTTAGATTACATTGGCGATTAAAAAAATGCAGTGTGTTCATGACCCGGTATAAAGTTGGTTGATTTTTCGTACTTTTTAACTATACACAATAGACGTCCGGAAGTTTTGAACTTTTCAGGTGTAACAAAGGCATGAATTGCAGAGTCTTATTTGGTTTTCTCAATAGTCAGAGTAAAGAGTTCCCATTCATCATTTCCTCCGTTTTACCTTCAAATTACAGTTGATCCGTCGGATTGAAACCTCCATTAGATTCGCCAACTAAGGACGAGATTACCGTCCGAtcattttgttatattatCTGAAGCAGTCTGTGAGGAGAAAACCTAAACCAAATACTGCTCAAAAGAGATTGAACGAagttgatttttaaatttggcTTATAGAAGTGCAACATGTCGCTGAACATCACCAATAATCTCCACAAGAACACAATCCGCTCTCAAACTTATGAAACCTATTTGCATCTCTCACCAGGAACACCACCTTTAAAACCTTTGACAAGCCTTTAATAAACGCATGGCAATCTCCACATACTCTCAAGTTCTTGAAAACTCGAATTGTCTTGTGCCCCTTCTCCACCTCACCACATACCAGTGCCAACCCAATTGCCAACTTCTCACTATGAACTCTCAAGCTCTCCTCTTTTGACTCTTCTTCCacatcatgcaatgcaaacCTCACTCCATGAACATAACCAATCTCAGATTTTATTCTCTGTTCCATTTCCTTCAACTTTTGATGAATCTTTTCTGTAAGTGGATGTGTCTCGTCCTTGTTGTAGAAAAAGTGGACCTCCTTATCGATCTCTACCCAACTGCGTCCCGCCTCTTTCTTTAACCCCTTCATCTTGAACAGTTTTCTTAATCTCTCACACTCCTTCCAGTAGCCAGCCTCAGCGTAGATGTTTGACAACATCACATAGTTGACAGGGTTATCGCAATCCAATCTCAAAAGTGTCTCTCCTACTTCTCTCCCTATTTCCAAGTCTCCATGTACTTTACAAGCACTTAGTAAAGTTTGCCATATTCCAACATTTGGTTTTAAGGGCATGCTGTCAATCAAATTCTTAGCTTCTTTTAAGCGTCCAGCTCGGCCAAGGAGATCAACCATGCAAGCATAATGTTCTACATTTCGTTTAATCCGTCTGTCATGGCACAATCTTGAGAAGTACTCTTGGCATTCTTCAACGAGTCCAGAATGGCTGCAGGCTGAGAGCACGGCTAAGTAAGTCACCCCGTCGGGTTCTATGTCTTCTGATTGCATTTGGTGGAAAAGACGTACGGATTTCCTTCCAAGACCATGCTTTCCATATCCAGTGATCATAATTGTCCAAGAAATGACATTCCTCACAGGAGTttcattaaataatttttctgCCTCATCTGTTAATCCGCACTTGAGATACATATCCAGAATTGAATTAGTTACTGATATGTCTAAACCAGATGGAATTTTAATGGTGAAAGCATGCATTTGCTTACCTTGTTCCACTAGAGCAAAATCAGCAAACACACCCATAAGACTTGAGAGAACAAACCCATCTACTTGATGGTGTATACTAACCCTGAGCTGCCTAAACAAGTCCATGGCCTGTAGTAAATTGCATTCTTGGGCATAACCCAGAATCAGGGCACTCCAGGATACTAGATTCTTCTGTTCGATTTGGTCGAATATTCTCTGAGCTTCAGTCAAGTGGCTGCATTTTACATACAGATCAACAAGAGCACCCGCAATCATGGTCCGAACTGAACACGAGAATCCTCTTGTGATTAAGGAGGAATGTATTTGGCTTCCTTGCCGAATTGCTCCAAGACCACTACAAGCCTTCAGTGTGCTTGTAATCGTATACTCGTCAGGGACTTCTCCCATCCCTTGCATTTGCCTGAACAAAAGCAAAGCTCTCTCCCCATTTCCTTCGAGTGTGTATCCGGCTATCATCGCATTCCAAGTAATAAGGTTCTTAACTGGCATAACGTTGAACATCCGGGCAGCTTCACTAACTCTTCCACATTTCGTGTACATGTCAAGGATAGAATTGCTCACCACCGTTACCCATTCAAAACCAGATTTAGTGCACATATTGTGAATCTGCATTCCATTCTCAGCAACGCCCACAAAACCAGACGCCTTTAGATTAATTGAAAAAGTGAACTCGTTCGGCTTAATTTCTGAAAGTCCCATTTTACTAAAAAGCGACAGTGACCCTTTGGCATTACCATTCTGTAAGTAGCCGCACATTAAAGCTGTCCAAGAAACCACATTTCTTTCAGGCATTCTATCAAACACAGCACAGGCCATGCCCGTTCTACCACATTTACCATACATATCTATAAGATCATTGCTTAACATCAAATCAAACCCAAGTCCCATTTTCATTACTGTCCCATGAGCTTGCATTCCCTGATCAAGTAGCAAATTCTTCGAACAGTTCCTCAGGAGATTCGCCAACCTCTGCCTCTCATTCATCCTTGcaactttctcttttcccaaaaaaacccTGTTCTACAAAGTCATGGCAACGAGAATCAGCGCCGTAAGTGTCAGAGAATTGGAAGATTTCTTCGTACCCACGTTGCTAAATTGTAAAAACACTTCCGGGTTGAAGAAAATTCACGCTCAAATTGTGAAGTTCTCGTTATCACAAAGCAATTTCTTGGTCACAAAAATGGTGGATGTTTGTGACAACAGTGGGAATTTAGGCTACGCCAGTTTGCTATTCAAACAAGTTCTTGAGCCAAACGTGTTTTTGTTCAATGCGATGATCAGAGCTTACACGCATCATCAAATGTATGATTTAGCAGTCACTTTGTATAAGCAAATGCCGAGATACTCACAAGCTGAGAACCCCATTTTTCCTGACAAATTCACGTTCCCGTTTATAATAAAATCTTGTGCAGGGCTATTTTGTGAAGGTTTGGGGACGCAAATTCATGCCCAAGTACGTAAATTTGGCCCAAAGTCCCATTTGCTGATAGAAAATGCACTGCTAGATTTATATACCAAGTGTGAGAACTTAACAGATGCACACAAAGTGTTTGATGGTATGACTGAAATGGATGTGGTTTCTTGGAATAGTCTCCTTTCTGGGTATGCTAGATTGGGGCAGATGAGAAAGGCCAGAGGAGTGTTTGAGGAAATCCCTAACAAGACTATTGTGTCTTGGACAACAATGATTTCAGGGTACACCAGAATCGGGTGCTACGCTGACGCTTTGGACATTTTTCGGCAAATGCAAGTGTTGGGTATTGAAGCTGATGAGATCAGTATTGTTTCTGTTCTGCCGGCATGCGCGCAGCTTGGAGCTCTTGAGGTTGGGAAATGGATTCACATGTACTCAGATAAGAAAAGGCTATTGCAGTCTACTTGTGTTTGCAACGCCCTGATTGAAATGTATGTGAAATGTGGTTGCGTTGATCAAGCTTGGCAGTTGTTTGATAAGATGTTGGAGAGGGATGTGATTTCTTGGAGTACCATGATTGCAGGGCTGGCGAATCACGGTAAAGCTCGCGAAGCAATCAAACTCTTTCAAGGCATGCAGCGAGCAAAGGTTAAACCTAATGGCATTACATTTCTTGGTCTTTTATCAGCCTGCACCCATGCTGGCTTATGGAATGAGGGAGTTAAGTACTTTGATTCTATGAGAGAAAACTATAACATAGAGCCGGAAATTGAGCATTATGGTTGTTTAGTTGATCTTCTTGGACGTGCTGGGCACCTTGACCAGGCTTTTGACAGAGTAAAGAAGATGCCCATGAAGCCAGAGTCAAAGATTTGGGGTTCTCTCTTAAGCTCTTGCAGGACTCATTGCAATCTTGAGATTGCCATTACTGCCATGGAGCACCTTTCAGTGCTTGAACCAGATGATGCAGGGAACTATGTTTTACTTTCCAACATATATGCAGACCTGGGGAAGTGGGAAGATGTGTCAAGGATGAGGAAACTCATAAGAAGTAAGAGCATGAAGAGAACCCCAGGTTGCAGTTTGATTGAGGTTAACAATGTGGTTATGGAGTTTGTATCAGGCAACGATTCGAAACCATTTGCAAAAGACATATTTTCCATGCTAGAGCTTCTCGTTTTACAACACAACATACCAGATGATAAGATAGAAGCCATTCCTGAGGATTGCAGTCATTTTGTGTGTTAAAATCAAGATATGCTCCAGCTCAGAAACGCCCATAACCCAAAACTGTGAGTAATCGCTTCATTGTATTAAAAGAAATCTAAATTGGTGTATTCAAAACTGGTTTTCCTCAAGTTGCAACCCATTGCATTCAATTAACAGTTTTACCTGAAATTGTATAACTTGACCAAAATgttggttctttttttttctttttttccttttgtagaTTTGGCAGACAAACGGCTGAGGAAAATGGTGAGAATTTCTATCAAGATGAGTAGAAAGAATATGAAGTTTATTGTAGCCAGTCATGTACACATGTATAGAAGAAAGGTACttaccattttttttaaaatcatttttgTTATCCCAAAGGAATATTAACATATAGAAAATGCTGCTCAAGCAGCAGTTAAGTTGCATAATGTAAGTTACAAAACCAGAAGGGCAAGTTCACTGATATAAGCTGACATACCAAAAATACAACATGCAAATTCTAGCTCAACTGCTGTGCAAAAGAGAGGCCACATACAACAATTATTGCATACACAGCACAGTCCATGAACAGAGCATCAAGTACCTTCTTCATCACCAAGCCTGCCTGTAAAGTCCTGCCTAACCGATCAGCCCATTCATATCCGTCAACTGGCATATTAAGCTCACCAAATCTGCCAGCCATTCCAGAGAGTCTTCGTCTACCGCTCTCGACAATTCGCACAAGCACGAGTGTTACATTGGTCACCAAAACTAGATAGAGAGGCCTAAAACCCAAAAGAGTCTTCACCATTTTACTCCCAAGTAAAGGAAAACCCAGATGGGCTAAAACCACCAACAAGGCTACTGCCAATGAAATGTAAATGCGGGTCCCTTCTGTTGCTTCAATGGCATCACTTATTCCAGTCCAAGTGACAAGTCTAGGTTTTTGAAATGGTGTTAATGTTGGtaatgatgatggtgatggtctTTCAACCCTTGATGATGAGGACACAAGTGGTTGGGTTTGTGAATCAGTGGCTCCAAAGACTTCTTCAGTATTTGTGTCACATTGCAAATCAAACCCCTTTTCCTCAATCTCAGGGGTGACCACTGCACACCCACCACACCATTAGCAACAGGAACAACTAAAGATGAAGACTTTAtgcagagacagagagagatagagtGAAAGATTGGTACCTGGGATTTGATCTGGGACATGGATTTGGGGCTCCTGATCATGGGAAATCAACGGGTGCGATGGTGGGTCTGTATCTTCAGGGTGAGTTGCTGGGTCtgttgatgaagaagaggaggatgGTAGGGTTTGGATCCGACCCGTGATTAGGGCTAGGCGGTCGGATCCTCGCTCCATTATCTTCCTCCTTCGGGCTTCTCTGCTGTTTGTGGCCATATTTCCTTCCTTCAATCAAATCGATAAATGCTTCgtcttttgcttcttctcaGTCGGCAAAGGCTGATATCAGCTCAGTTTTTGGGTCGGTGCGGTTTCGAATCCGATAAGTTGTTAAATTCCAACTTCATCACCTcgtgtcttttttattttatttaaagaaaattatatcttctaattatttttatttttatttttaaaaaatatcttcaaattttagaaaagAGAATTCACATCCTCTTAAGTTCATATAAGTTCATAGAAAAGTAAGAAATAggcttttctttctcattgaTAAGTAAATTTAGCGTACCAACTTGAAAGTAATGGATGATGGTTGGTAACCAAAAGTGCagtattttttcttcttctttctttctctttgttttcttgtgaGTGTTTAAGCCGcgaatctttttttaaaattaagtttTCATTTCTGAATCATTTTGAATTTCGGATCCTATCCTTTATACACTCTTACGATGTTTTTAATAAAGCATctttcccaaaaaaacaaaaaaatagcaTGAATGAGAATTGCttctttgaccaaaaaaaaaaaaaaagacttgcTTCTTCGTAAATAATGAATGGGTAAACATGTATATCCACAAGTCTGATGATAAATCCATGTATCAAGAGAAAGATTGATAATAGAAGTGTAGCGTGAAAAACATGTATAGTTCAATAAAATTAGTAAATCAAAGATTTCAAAAACCAGACAACCCTTGTCAAGAGTACTTTGGCAGTTGCAAACtgacacacacaaaaaatccACTACAATTCCAAGTTAATCAATCCACTGGTCGACGCTGAAAGTCATAGGGATGGTGCAACGCGTCTGTAAACAGCTCGGAAAGTCTGTCCCCCATTTCTGTCAACCTTCTGTCCTTCCTCTGTTGCAGAACTCAATAGCTTCGTAACTGGATCGGCTTTGAGCTCTTCATCTGTGAGAGCTTCAAACATAGGATGATTCTCCAAGCAAGCCTTCATCCAGTCGCCAAGTTCTTCAACATCTGTAATTGTGTATATAATCCCACCAACCTCTAGAACATAAGCATACTCATCCAGTAAGAATGGACTGATGACCCTACGGCGATGGTTTTTCTCTTTGAAGTGAGGATCCGGGAACAGGAAAAACATCTTCGAAAGCTGTCCTTTCTCAAAGTAATTCGGAATGTATTTCATGGAATTAGTCCGAACCACTGAGATATTTTGGTATTGGCCAGGATTTGTCACCCTTAAAGCCAAGATCCTTTCCTTGACATACTCTGTCACCTTATCTCTAAGCTCCATTCCGATCATCAGCGTCTCGGGGAAAAGGGTTGAAAGACTTATCAGCAGTCCCCCAAAACCACAACCAATATCTGCAAACTGGATCTTTTTACCGCTGTCCACTTGATCAGATGAGGGGAAGTGTTGCGGGTAATGAAGAGAATAATCCACATGACCTGGGGAGATGGGTACTGGAAAGTGGGAGTCACTCAGAGGGTTGCTGTGTGCTCTTGCTCGGTAGAAACGCTTCCGAGGCAGGCCAGTTGACTTGCTAAATGTTGGGTTTGCTTCCTTTTCTGACATGACTTTTTCAGCTAGCTGCAGAATAGTAACAATCAGGATAGGAAGGGaacaaaaaatgcaaaaacagcAAATACTTTCAAGGTGCATCATGTTTGAATGCAATACTATTAGAGTTGGTCACTCTTGGTAGCAGACTGTGCAATGGGTGGGTGAATAAGAACAAAGACAGAATCAACGATGCTTCTAACTAAAAGGCTCTCAAATTTTTGAGTATCAATGCCTGCAATACCATTAACCAAATCTCCATTCCCTAGCAGTCACTAGTAAATATCGCCAATAGTCTTCACAAGAGCACAAGCCATCCTCAAACTATCTATCACCAGAAATACTACCTTTAAAACCTTTGAGAAGCCTTTAATAAACGCATGGCAGTCCCCCACGTACTCTCAAGTTCTTGAAAATTCGAATTGCCTTATTCCCCTTCTCCATCTCACCACAGACCACTGCCAACCCAATTGCCAACTTACCAATATGAACTCTCAAACTTTTCTTTCACGTCATTCGGTACCTCACCTCACCCAATGAACATAACCCATCTCagattttattatcttttcaatttccttgAATACTTGATAAATCTTTTCTGTAAGTTGGTGTCTCTAATCTCTATTGTAGAAAAGTAAGACCTCATAATCAGTCGATACCCAACCTCTTTCTTTAACCCCTTCATCTCAAACAATATTCTTATTCTCTCACACTCTTTTTTTGGAATAGACGCattccttctcttcttttccaaAATCACTTAAATGAGGCATTATTACAAACACATGGAGAGCAAATCTAATAGCCCTGAATTTtaacagagaagaaagaagatgaagtctaGCACAGTATTACAagtgaaaaaggaaataatagTAAAGCTTTTGCATGTTTAGAACAAAATTATACTACAGCAATAGGCCTAGTTAAGACGAAGCGCAGAATGGCCGTAATTCACAACAACAAAGGCAAAAAGAGAACAAACGTTCAAGCGAAGGACCACATACCTCGGTACTCTAATGGAGCTGAAAACCCAACAAGATTCTGAAGCCTTTTCAGATATGGAGGCAAAGTTAGCCCTCGCACAAAATGTTGGGGGCTGGCTGAGAGGGAAAGTACTGAGCGACTGGAATTTATGTCACAGAGCCACACAAACATCAGAGTCGTAGTGAAGCGGAAAAGAGAGTTTAAGCTTGAGAGATCGTTCAGGTTTGGGCCATGTCATTTGTTGCTTGGCCCAAATTCGGCCCATTTTGTCATGGAAACTATTCCCTGACCCATTATGTTCGAAGCAAAAGTCCCATTAGGCCCATGACTCAAAGGCCCAATGACCAACTATTTggataagaaattttttttttttttttaaagtacaaACGATTAGAGGAGTGgattttacacaaatattcattgggtgCCTGTGTTTCAAACCTCTACCCATAtagatggaggtggaggtggaagaCCTCAGCCAACTTGATAAGAAATTTGTTAAAACAACAATCCAAACTGCAAATTCCATAATGCCAAAATTCACATTTCAAATCTTAAAATGCAAAAAGCTCACACCCAAATTCCGATAGCTGAATTGAGAATGATGCATGTTGATGGCTTGTCGCTCTGATGCCATACTCCTGAGAGTCTTAGCATTAAGTGTAATCAACTTCAATATAGCCATTCTAGTCCGATAGAATTAAGTATAATCTACCTCAATCCAATACGGTTCACTAAGTAAGTTATaagttcattatttttttaagaatatTTCTATTGAGAAAAGTGATAGTATATTAAACTTACACACACTATACAAATACTATGACTCAAACTCATGATTTTTCCTGGAGGGCGAGTAATTGCTCCAAACTACTATACTAGTAGATCCTTTGCAACTGAGTTCTAAGATAGTTAGACATAATAACCTAGTTCCCCTACTATTTAGTGGGGGAAgatttcaaaccaaaaattaaaatcccaaAATCCACACCCTAAACTCTAAAAATCCCAACCTGAAAATGGGGTTGTACTAAAGAGCCCTAAAAACTACGGACATTAATGTGCAATGATCAAATCATGTCTTGGACATTCCTCTcctcacatttttctttttcaaatttggattttggataAGTTTGAGTAACTGAGTTTCTTTCCTTCCCTGTGTTTAACAACTAATCCGCCCCTACAAACCCATATacatgacatatatatatatatatatatatatatatatatagagtggtgatttccccactccaattttatccacttacactccattttataactaaaaaaggagtgtaagtggataaaattggagtggggaaatcattaccctatatatatatatatatatatatataatggaaAACGACCTCAAAAAATTCATGTCAATAACAATCCATAAATGTAGCCAATTCCAGAAACGGAGTTTTTAGTTGATATAGTTCCCAAATTTTCTTGTCGTAGTCTATATATGTACTAGCAAGGGCGGATTTATGCCTAGGCTGGGGTGGGCTCCAGCCTAGggaagatttttaatattaaatatggtttaaattttataagttTATTCCTACTCCAATAAATATTAGCTTATTAcaccaaataaatataataaactaaTAATAGCCCAATCTAAGTAAAGTAAATAATAGCTTTGTCAtctatttaaaataagccCATTCCTAAAGCatatatgaaataataaacattaatccaaacctatataaatttgattagaagCAAAACTCATGTTAAGGCTCTACCAACTTGAGCTATTCTAATCGTACTGGTATTGGGCTACACCCACAGAGAGCAAACATCAAAAGATTTCTTCTAACCACCCAAAACGCCATATTTGAACCTTGAGAGCCTAGAGGAAATAGCTCTCCTCCTCTAAAAAATTGCACCAAACCTATCTTTAGTGGGTTCTTTAATGTTagtaagtttttctctttttttatattttcaattttcaattttaattgttattgttaagtttttatgatttagggtttgggtgaaattttttggagattgttgatatatgttttattttaacaacttgaattattaattaacatatatgatttttggtGTCTAATATTTCTTGTTATGATATCATGTcacatgatgataatagaccggcaaagagaagaaaaattatttattcattctTCAAAAAAAGTGGTAACGATAACAATGATACACCTTCTGCATCTAATGTTGATACTTCAATTCCTAAGAAACATTCTGAACTTGGATCTCAAGTAGTTGAATCTAAAGAGTTTGATATTGCTTCTTTAGAATGGGATCCTAGGAAATGCATTCCAATTTGTGAAGACCCAATCAATCAACGTGATGGGATTCGAAAGGCAagctctttaaattttttttgcattcgAACATGTATTTTTGAAGTTGGACAagtgtttgatttgatatttatttatattttgtacttctttgtgtcatatttgcttgtaatgtgactttgtttgatttataaaattttatttacatttttgtttcaagagaaaaaaaaaaagcttataatatatctcctttatataaaataaaaaaattatttaacctATCCTTATAAAAATTCCTGAATCCGCGATTGTGTACtagcatatatattttcttagtAAAATATAATCTCAGCACTCAATGGAAATATAAGGCAAACGTGTCCTTGCTTTGTGCTTCTCTCTAGAGCTAGCTAGCTGTGGAAGTACAGAGTCTTGTATAGAAAACGTATGCATGGCTCTACCTTCTGACTAAGCTCTAAGGTATAAGTTCTAAGTTCTAACCTAACTTAGCtaagaatagataataattaatatattggAAAGGCAACTTGTGCAGATTTTTTGAACAAATGCTAACAAAATACTATTAACTTAATTACGTACTTATCGAGTTAATTAAGCACATGATTTCGTACGAGTATTACGCCACAAAGCACCAGAATATATATGTAGATTTTGCATATAAAACATTGGCTAGCTAGTTAGCTTTCATGAAATCTCTACGTACAACTActctttgaaattttgttgcaCTCCTTTTGGGAACAATATCTATCTCACCCTTATGCTGTCTTCGTGATATCTTTCTTGCACCCTTCCACCCCCAACAACTAATTAGATCTTTTTTCTGcaataaattatttgaaagTTTTGCTTAATCATTTTGTGCACTACGGGGAAGGATGTAACGCATGTGTGAGATCAAACAGCAGCctggtattttattttgaagtgCTTGACAAGTAGCATATGTCAAGAATGAATGTGAGACTGGTTTAGGGTTCTTCAATGATTCTAgtgtcttttttaaaataaacctATCAACTACTACTTTATACGTTATCGAA
This window encodes:
- the LOC18793171 gene encoding pentatricopeptide repeat-containing protein At2g20540 produces the protein MATRISAVSVRELEDFFVPTLLNCKNTSGLKKIHAQIVKFSLSQSNFLVTKMVDVCDNSGNLGYASLLFKQVLEPNVFLFNAMIRAYTHHQMYDLAVTLYKQMPRYSQAENPIFPDKFTFPFIIKSCAGLFCEGLGTQIHAQVRKFGPKSHLLIENALLDLYTKCENLTDAHKVFDGMTEMDVVSWNSLLSGYARLGQMRKARGVFEEIPNKTIVSWTTMISGYTRIGCYADALDIFRQMQVLGIEADEISIVSVLPACAQLGALEVGKWIHMYSDKKRLLQSTCVCNALIEMYVKCGCVDQAWQLFDKMLERDVISWSTMIAGLANHGKAREAIKLFQGMQRAKVKPNGITFLGLLSACTHAGLWNEGVKYFDSMRENYNIEPEIEHYGCLVDLLGRAGHLDQAFDRVKKMPMKPESKIWGSLLSSCRTHCNLEIAITAMEHLSVLEPDDAGNYVLLSNIYADLGKWEDVSRMRKLIRSKSMKRTPGCSLIEVNNVVMEFVSGNDSKPFAKDIFSMLELLVLQHNIPDDKIEAIPEDCSHFVC
- the LOC18793615 gene encoding tRNA (guanine-N(7)-)-methyltransferase isoform X2, whose translation is MSEKEANPTFSKSTGLPRKRFYRARAHSNPLSDSHFPVPISPGHVDYSLHYPQHFPSSDQVDSGKKIQFADIGCGFGGLLISLSTLFPETLMIGMELRDKVTEYVKERILALRVTNPGQYQNISVVRTNSMKYIPNYFEKGQLSKMFFLFPDPHFKEKNHRRRVISPFLLDEYAYVLEVGGIIYTITDVEELGDWMKACLENHPMFEALTDEELKADPVTKLLSSATEEGQKVDRNGGQTFRAVYRRVAPSL
- the LOC18789230 gene encoding putative pentatricopeptide repeat-containing protein At3g15130, whose amino-acid sequence is MNERQRLANLLRNCSKNLLLDQGMQAHGTVMKMGLGFDLMLSNDLIDMYGKCGRTGMACAVFDRMPERNVVSWTALMCGYLQNGNAKGSLSLFSKMGLSEIKPNEFTFSINLKASGFVGVAENGMQIHNMCTKSGFEWVTVVSNSILDMYTKCGRVSEAARMFNVMPVKNLITWNAMIAGYTLEGNGERALLLFRQMQGMGEVPDEYTITSTLKACSGLGAIRQGSQIHSSLITRGFSCSVRTMIAGALVDLYVKCSHLTEAQRIFDQIEQKNLVSWSALILGYAQECNLLQAMDLFRQLRVSIHHQVDGFVLSSLMGVFADFALVEQGKQMHAFTIKIPSGLDISVTNSILDMYLKCGLTDEAEKLFNETPVRNVISWTIMITGYGKHGLGRKSVRLFHQMQSEDIEPDGVTYLAVLSACSHSGLVEECQEYFSRLCHDRRIKRNVEHYACMVDLLGRAGRLKEAKNLIDSMPLKPNVGIWQTLLSACKVHGDLEIGREVGETLLRLDCDNPVNYVMLSNIYAEAGYWKECERLRKLFKMKGLKKEAGRSWVEIDKEVHFFYNKDETHPLTEKIHQKLKEMEQRIKSEIGYVHGVRFALHDVEEESKEESLRVHSEKLAIGLALVCGEVEKGHKTIRVFKNLRVCGDCHAFIKGLSKVLKVVFLVRDANRFHKFESGLCSCGDYW
- the LOC18793615 gene encoding uncharacterized protein LOC18793615 isoform X1 — encoded protein: MATNSREARRRKIMERGSDRLALITGRIQTLPSSSSSSTDPATHPEDTDPPSHPLISHDQEPQIHVPDQIPVVTPEIEEKGFDLQCDTNTEEVFGATDSQTQPLVSSSSRVERPSPSSLPTLTPFQKPRLVTWTGISDAIEATEGTRIYISLAVALLVVLAHLGFPLLGSKMVKTLLGFRPLYLVLVTNVTLVLVRIVESGRRRLSGMAGRFGELNMPVDGYEWADRLGRTLQAGLVMKKVLDALFMDCAVYAIIVVCGLSFAQQLS